The proteins below come from a single Euleptes europaea isolate rEulEur1 chromosome 5, rEulEur1.hap1, whole genome shotgun sequence genomic window:
- the LOC130478270 gene encoding galactose-3-O-sulfotransferase 2-like: protein MVNSITSQNVVKPLMPRPSSAEKKRLVMKLSTAFNQNKLLDTSFGSEEEFWQKASVKGREEVQIQHFKKRQKDLNHYTQKIPTSRKLVTATKAGTSQVKVNKSATKISAEDQAPSLNGPFQNPAETSPSIHSRSKSSSITKTNSQAFNNIKGRNPSEVSSSAEMGSRVPLPENTVLPKVGITIGANITNFSQGATCKPRTHIVFLKVHKSASSTVMNILFRYGETHNLTFALPINGLHQLNYPHYFTAAVVEKLSPGNGSQFNIMCHHMRFFKPEVAKVMLNTTFYFSILRNPVQLMESSYTYYKGTSAFSKARDLEEFLNQPSHFYNASSTDSHYAKNLMAFDFGYNHNGNFSAKHIQLMLQAIEAEFDLLLISEYFDESMVLLKETLCWDLDDMIFFPLNSRHNSTKTPLSESTTEKIKSWNKLDWEIYVHFNKTFWEKIDQLIGRERMQNEVRMLQQKREQLAKICLQGSGSVAPQLIKNQALAPLQYGKAVIMGYNLKPNLDEATRQMCQRMVTPELQYNRLLYRKQFPKKVLKHSNAAVLPKLSNRRVV, encoded by the exons ATGGTGAACAGCATCACCTCACAAAACGTGGTGAAACCGCTGATGCCCAGGCCCAGTTCTGCTGAGAAGAAGAGACTTGTCATGAAACTGAGCACGGCATTCAACCAAAACAAACTCCTGGACACTAGTTTTGGAAGTGAAGAAGAGTTCTGGCAAAAAGCTTCTGTGAAAGGTAGAGAAGAGGTGCAgatccaacattttaaaaaaagacagaaagaccTGAACCACTACACCCAAAAAATCCCAACCAGCAGGAAACTTGTTACTGCAACAAAAGCTGGAACTTCCCAGGTCAAAGTGAACAAATCTGCAACAAAGATAAGTGCAGAGGACCAAGCCCCGAGTCTGAATGGCCCATTTCAAAACCCAGCTGAAACGTCACCTTCCATCCACAGCAGAAGCAAGTCTTCCAGTATTACAAAAACAAACTCACAGGCCTTTAATAACATAAAAGGCAGAAACCCAAGTGAGGTGTCGTCATCAGCAGAGATGGGCAGCAGGGTGCCTCTGCCAGAGAATACAGTTCTTCCAAAGGTTGGAATAACAATTGGAGCAAATATCACCAACTTCTCTCAAGGTGCAACATGCAAGCCCAGGACTCACATCGTTTTCCTGAAAGTACACAAGAGTGCCAGCAGCACCGTCATGAACATCTTGTTCCGCTACGGTGAGACTCACAACCTCACCTTTGCCTTGCCAATCAATGGTCTTCATCAGTTGAATTATCCCCATTACTTCACAGCCGCTGTTGTGGAGAAACTTTCTCCAGGCAATGGTTCCCAGTTCAACATTATGTGTCATCATATGAGGTTCTTTAAGCCAGAG GTTGCCAAAGTCATGCTGAACACTACCTTCTACTTTTCCATCCTCCGCAATCCTGTTCAACTCATGGAATCTTCGTACACCTACTATAAAGGGACATCTGCATTCTCCAAAGCCAGGGACTTGGAGGAGTTTCTCAACCAGCCTTCCCATTTTTACAATGCCTCATCTACAGACAGTCATTATGCCAAAAACTTAATGGCATTTGATTTTGGGTATAATCACAATGGGAACTTCTCGGCCAAGCACATCCAACTCATGCTGCAAGCCATTGAGGCAGAATTTGACCTTCTCCTGATCTCAGAGTACTTTGATGAgtcaatggtgctgctgaagGAGACCTTGTGCTGGGACCTGGATGACATGATCTTCTTTCCTCTCAACAGCAGACACAACAGCACCAAGACCCCCCTTTCAGAAAGCACCACAGAGAAGATAAAGAGCTGGAACAAGCTGGACTGGGAAATCTATGTGCATTTCAATAAGACCTTCTGGGAAAAAATAGACCAGCTCATTGGCAGGGAGCGCATGCAAAATGAAGTCAGGATGCTGCAGCAGAAGCGGGAGCAGCTGGCAAAGATTTGCCTTCAAGGAAGTGGCAGTGTCGCCCCACAGCTGATCAAAAACCAGGCATTGGCACCACTGCAGTATGGCAAAGCAGTAATCATGGGGTACAATTTAAAGCCTAACCTAGATGAGGCAACAAGGCAGATGTGCCAGCGCATGGTGACGCCTGAACTTCAGTACAATAGGCTCCTGTACAGGAAGCAGTTCCCAAAGAAAGTTTTGAAGCACAGCAATGCAGCTGTCTTGCCTAAACTATCTAACCGCAGGGTAGTCTGA